The Exiguobacterium aurantiacum DSM 6208 genome includes a window with the following:
- a CDS encoding catalase, with translation MDQHRRLTTNQGVPIGDNANSITAGRRGPTLLEDYQLIEKLAHFDRERVPERVVHARGAGAHGVFKVKNSMKRYTKANFLQEEGKETPIFARFSTVIHGLGSPETLRDPRGFSVKFYTEEGNYDFVGNNLPVFFIRDAIKFPDVIHSLKPDPRTNLQDPDRFFDFMSLTPESTSMLIHLFSDEGIPASYRHMRGSSVHSFKWVNEFGNTVYVKLRWVPKQGIKNLSMDEAAKVQAEDFNHATRDLFNAIEEGDFPEWDLYVQILDPADMDNFDFDPLDATKDWFEDVIPYQLVGTMTLNKNVDNYFAETESVGFNPGVLVPGIQPSEDKMLQGRLFSYSDTQRYRIGANYLQLPINCPFAQVSNNQRDGAMPFKQQTSPVNYEPNRYEDAPKPDAAYIETEQPLTGVAGRQKIEKTNDFGQAGEVYRRYSQEEKDALVRNLVAHIKEVRHENTVLLLICNFYRADRDLGERLSKELNVDITPFLSQVTE, from the coding sequence ATGGATCAACATCGTCGTCTAACTACTAACCAAGGCGTCCCAATCGGGGATAACGCCAACTCCATCACTGCGGGCCGCCGCGGCCCAACGCTTCTCGAAGATTATCAGCTAATTGAGAAACTCGCCCACTTTGACCGTGAGCGCGTGCCGGAACGGGTCGTTCACGCCCGTGGTGCCGGAGCACACGGTGTCTTTAAAGTTAAAAATAGCATGAAACGATATACAAAAGCCAATTTCTTGCAAGAAGAAGGAAAAGAAACTCCAATTTTTGCTCGCTTCTCGACGGTCATCCACGGCCTCGGCTCACCGGAAACGCTCCGTGACCCGCGCGGATTCTCGGTCAAGTTCTACACAGAGGAAGGCAACTATGACTTCGTCGGGAACAACTTGCCGGTCTTCTTCATCCGTGACGCCATCAAATTCCCGGACGTGATCCATTCACTTAAGCCGGACCCACGGACGAACCTTCAAGACCCGGACCGTTTCTTCGACTTCATGTCGCTCACACCGGAGTCGACGAGCATGCTCATCCACTTGTTCAGTGACGAAGGCATCCCGGCGTCATACCGTCATATGCGCGGTTCGTCTGTCCACTCGTTCAAATGGGTCAACGAATTCGGCAACACGGTGTACGTAAAACTCCGTTGGGTTCCGAAACAAGGTATCAAAAACTTGTCGATGGACGAAGCGGCGAAAGTGCAAGCGGAAGACTTCAACCATGCGACGCGTGACTTGTTCAACGCCATCGAAGAAGGCGACTTCCCAGAGTGGGACTTATACGTTCAAATCCTCGACCCGGCCGATATGGACAACTTCGACTTCGATCCGCTCGACGCGACGAAAGATTGGTTCGAAGACGTCATCCCGTATCAACTCGTCGGAACGATGACATTGAACAAAAACGTCGACAACTACTTCGCTGAGACGGAATCGGTCGGTTTCAACCCGGGTGTGCTCGTGCCTGGTATTCAACCGTCTGAAGACAAGATGCTCCAAGGTCGTCTCTTCTCATACTCGGACACGCAACGCTACCGCATCGGGGCGAACTACTTACAGCTCCCGATCAACTGCCCGTTCGCACAAGTGTCGAACAACCAGCGTGACGGCGCGATGCCGTTCAAGCAGCAGACGAGCCCGGTCAACTATGAACCGAACCGCTATGAGGACGCACCGAAACCGGATGCGGCTTATATCGAGACGGAACAGCCGCTCACAGGCGTAGCCGGTCGTCAGAAGATCGAGAAGACGAACGACTTCGGGCAAGCGGGCGAAGTGTACCGCCGTTACTCGCAAGAAGAGAAAGACGCCCTCGTCCGTAACCTCGTCGCCCACATTAAAGAAGTCCGCCACGAGAACACGGTGCTGTTGTTGATCTGCAACTTCTACCGTGCGGACCGTGACCTCGGCGAGCGTCTCTCGAAAGAGCTGAACGTCGACATCACACCGTTCTTGAGCCAAGTGACAGAATAA
- a CDS encoding class I SAM-dependent DNA methyltransferase produces MAYEGFAYVYDELMKDAPYGEWVAFVRRHLPDGASLADVGCGTGSATIQLAAHYDTLGIDLSESMLEVAQEKALEAGVALPLWQQDMRELELPSPVDAVTILCDSLCYLADEADVIDTFEAVYEQLKPGGTFIFDVHSPNKMETLFNQKTYASNGEDCSYIWFADPGEAPLSVVHDLTFFVALEDGTYERVEETHEQRTYEPGQYMQWLIGAGFHVKSVTADFTDKAPGPDAERIFFVAEK; encoded by the coding sequence ATGGCGTACGAAGGGTTCGCCTACGTATACGACGAGTTGATGAAAGACGCACCTTACGGGGAGTGGGTCGCGTTCGTGCGGCGTCATTTGCCGGACGGTGCGTCGCTCGCCGACGTCGGATGCGGGACGGGTTCTGCGACGATTCAACTCGCCGCTCATTACGACACGCTAGGCATTGACTTGTCTGAATCGATGCTTGAAGTCGCCCAAGAGAAAGCGCTTGAAGCTGGTGTTGCGTTGCCGCTTTGGCAGCAAGACATGCGCGAGCTCGAGTTGCCGAGCCCCGTCGATGCCGTGACGATCCTTTGTGACTCGCTCTGCTACTTAGCGGACGAGGCCGATGTCATCGACACGTTTGAGGCGGTGTATGAGCAACTCAAGCCGGGCGGGACGTTCATCTTCGACGTCCACTCGCCGAACAAGATGGAGACGCTCTTCAACCAGAAGACGTACGCGTCGAACGGGGAGGACTGCTCGTACATTTGGTTCGCCGATCCGGGCGAGGCCCCGCTCTCGGTCGTTCACGACTTGACGTTCTTCGTCGCCTTAGAGGACGGGACGTATGAGCGTGTTGAAGAGACGCACGAACAGCGGACGTATGAGCCGGGACAGTATATGCAATGGCTCATCGGGGCGGGCTTTCATGTGAAATCGGTAACGGCCGACTTCACGGACAAAGCGCCAGGCCCGGACGCCGAACGCATCTTTTTTGTCGCCGAGAAATAA
- the rsfS gene encoding ribosome silencing factor: MTVKEQLELIVKAADDKRAEDIVVLDMEGISPIADYFVICHGNSEKQVEAIAREIKDVAGENDLPLHKFEGMDTARWVLADLENVVVHIFHRDDRDYYNLERLWADAPHIEVEVG, encoded by the coding sequence ATGACTGTAAAAGAACAACTAGAATTGATTGTGAAAGCTGCGGACGACAAACGTGCCGAAGACATCGTCGTCCTCGACATGGAAGGGATTTCACCGATCGCGGACTATTTCGTCATCTGCCACGGGAACTCAGAGAAGCAAGTCGAAGCGATCGCACGCGAAATTAAAGACGTCGCCGGTGAGAACGATCTCCCGCTTCACAAATTCGAAGGCATGGACACGGCTCGTTGGGTGCTCGCTGACCTCGAGAACGTCGTCGTCCACATCTTCCATCGCGACGACCGCGACTACTACAACCTTGAGCGGCTGTGGGCTGATGCGCCGCACATCGAAGTGGAAGTCGGCTAA
- the yqeK gene encoding bis(5'-nucleosyl)-tetraphosphatase (symmetrical) YqeK, with translation MTYEEARTLIEQTLPEKRLIHTLGVVEAAERLALKYGENVEQARLAAMLHDYAKYFDRDEMRRVVLDEPLDPLLLEFDDELLHAPVGAVLLDRTYDLDAAVVSAIKNHTTGEPGMSRLDQILFVADAIEPNRNYPGVELLRDVAETSLEAAVVATLRQTIHHLLNKSVRIFPLTIETYNHFVNTP, from the coding sequence ATGACGTATGAAGAAGCGAGAACGTTGATTGAACAGACGTTGCCCGAAAAACGACTCATCCATACGCTCGGCGTCGTCGAGGCGGCTGAACGCTTGGCGCTGAAGTATGGAGAGAACGTGGAACAGGCACGTCTGGCAGCGATGTTGCACGACTATGCGAAATATTTTGACCGTGATGAGATGCGCCGGGTCGTCTTGGACGAGCCGCTCGACCCGTTGTTGCTCGAATTTGATGACGAGTTGCTCCATGCGCCGGTCGGTGCGGTCTTGTTGGACCGCACTTACGACCTGGACGCTGCCGTCGTATCCGCCATCAAAAATCATACGACGGGTGAACCGGGGATGTCGCGCCTCGACCAGATTTTATTCGTGGCCGATGCGATTGAACCGAACCGAAACTATCCTGGCGTCGAACTGTTGCGCGACGTGGCCGAAACGTCACTCGAGGCAGCCGTCGTCGCGACGCTGCGCCAGACGATCCACCATTTATTGAACAAGTCGGTGCGGATTTTCCCACTGACGATCGAGACGTATAACCATTTTGTGAACACACCTTAG
- a CDS encoding nicotinate-nucleotide adenylyltransferase codes for MSRIGLMGGTFDPPHLGHLLIAEQAREQLDLNEIWFLPAAIPPHKSGFSPADDRIEMTRRAIADNPAFKLSLIEFEREEPSYTVETMKRLRERYPDDTFFFLIGADSLEALEKWYDYETLIQLVTFGAVARPGSRYRLPKRADVRMIDMPQLEISSTDIRERAKRNRSVAYLVPADVETYIKEHGLYDV; via the coding sequence ATGAGCCGCATCGGTTTGATGGGAGGGACGTTCGACCCCCCACATCTCGGTCATCTGCTCATTGCCGAACAGGCGCGGGAACAACTCGACCTTAATGAGATTTGGTTTCTGCCAGCGGCTATCCCGCCCCATAAGTCCGGGTTCAGTCCGGCAGACGACCGGATCGAGATGACGCGACGGGCGATCGCGGACAACCCTGCCTTCAAGCTCAGTTTGATCGAGTTCGAACGAGAAGAACCGTCGTATACGGTCGAGACGATGAAACGGTTGCGCGAGCGCTATCCCGACGACACGTTCTTTTTCTTGATTGGTGCCGACTCGCTCGAAGCGCTCGAGAAATGGTACGATTACGAGACACTCATTCAGCTCGTTACGTTCGGCGCCGTCGCTCGTCCCGGAAGCCGCTATCGTCTTCCGAAACGGGCCGATGTCCGGATGATCGACATGCCGCAGCTTGAGATCTCGTCGACCGACATCCGGGAGCGCGCGAAGCGGAACCGCTCGGTCGCCTACCTCGTGCCGGCTGACGTCGAAACTTATATCAAGGAGCATGGACTGTATGACGTATGA
- the yhbY gene encoding ribosome assembly RNA-binding protein YhbY, with protein MLSGKQKRFLRSEAHHLSPIYQVGKNGVSEAMCKDISDALEKRELLKVQVLQNCADTPKDVAGELAEGTKAEVVQVIGKVIVLYKQATEKENRQIKLP; from the coding sequence ATGTTATCAGGTAAACAAAAACGTTTTTTACGTTCAGAGGCCCATCACCTCTCGCCGATCTATCAAGTCGGTAAAAATGGTGTCAGCGAAGCGATGTGCAAAGACATTAGTGACGCGCTCGAGAAGCGTGAACTGTTGAAAGTGCAAGTGCTCCAAAACTGTGCCGACACGCCGAAAGACGTGGCCGGAGAGCTCGCTGAAGGCACGAAAGCCGAAGTCGTTCAAGTCATCGGGAAAGTCATCGTCTTGTACAAACAGGCGACGGAGAAAGAAAATCGCCAAATCAAACTTCCATGA
- the aroE gene encoding shikimate dehydrogenase, whose amino-acid sequence MRLAVIGHPIAHSLSPVLHEQWLRASGLFGRYEAIDVTAAELAPLFQAMRDGDFDGFNVTIPYKEAVIPLLDDLEEAAKSAGAVNTVYKRDGRLIGANTDGIGLVTALDPYTDWTGRVLVIGAGGAARGIIHALPTRNVTVTNRTMSRAERLADEFGIESSTLSDVDVSRYDVIIQTTSVGMDGVSSPLSLNRLRQNTVVCDIIYRPLVTPFLSEATERGGKTVNGIAMFVGQGALAFERFTGVKPDQLVGMKLIESLLEE is encoded by the coding sequence ATGAGACTGGCCGTCATCGGTCACCCGATTGCTCATTCGCTCTCTCCCGTCCTGCACGAGCAGTGGCTGAGGGCGTCTGGGCTTTTCGGGCGCTATGAGGCGATCGATGTCACAGCAGCCGAGCTCGCACCGTTGTTTCAAGCGATGCGAGACGGGGACTTTGACGGATTCAACGTGACGATCCCGTACAAAGAAGCGGTCATCCCGTTGCTAGACGATTTAGAAGAGGCAGCCAAGTCGGCTGGCGCCGTCAACACCGTCTACAAACGAGACGGTCGTTTAATCGGGGCAAACACGGACGGCATCGGTCTCGTGACCGCACTCGACCCATACACCGACTGGACGGGCCGTGTGCTCGTCATCGGGGCGGGTGGAGCGGCGCGTGGGATCATCCATGCGTTACCGACGCGAAATGTCACGGTCACGAACCGAACGATGAGCCGGGCGGAGCGTCTCGCGGACGAGTTCGGCATCGAGTCGAGCACGCTGTCAGACGTCGATGTCTCACGGTATGACGTCATCATCCAGACGACATCGGTCGGGATGGACGGGGTGTCATCCCCGTTATCGTTAAATCGATTACGACAAAACACCGTCGTTTGTGATATCATATATCGTCCACTCGTCACACCATTTTTAAGCGAAGCCACCGAACGCGGTGGAAAAACCGTCAACGGGATCGCCATGTTCGTCGGACAAGGCGCCTTGGCGTTTGAACGTTTTACAGGTGTGAAACCGGATCAACTTGTTGGAATGAAGTTAATTGAGAGCTTATTGGAGGAATAG
- the yqeH gene encoding ribosome biogenesis GTPase YqeH, protein MEETKRYCAGCGVLIQTEDPAGVGYAPKSALDREIVICQRCFKLKHYNQIQDVELTDDDFLRILNGIGAREALVIKIVDIFDFNGSWLPGLQRSVGSNPVLLVGNKVDLLPKSVNPNRMANWMKSEAKELGLNPVDVHLISAKKGHGIDELAEKIEYYRKGKDVYVVGCTNVGKSTLINQIIKRFGEEDEAIITVSHFPGTTLDLIDVPLDDDANLYDTPGIINRHQMAHYVDAKDLKTITPKKEIKPHVFQLNPQQTLFFGGLARLDYMEGNKRSFVVYMSNELKTHRTKLDKADELYENHIGKMLNPPNEKTLEKLPPLVRHEFSLRDGVKTDIVFSGLGWVAIHGKGGRIAAWAPKGVAVTLREALV, encoded by the coding sequence ATGGAAGAAACAAAACGTTATTGCGCCGGTTGCGGCGTTCTCATTCAAACGGAAGACCCGGCTGGTGTCGGGTATGCCCCGAAATCGGCACTCGATCGCGAGATCGTCATTTGCCAACGATGCTTCAAATTGAAACACTACAACCAAATTCAAGACGTCGAACTGACAGATGACGACTTCTTGCGCATCTTGAACGGGATTGGCGCGCGCGAGGCGCTCGTCATTAAAATCGTCGATATCTTCGACTTTAATGGGAGCTGGCTCCCGGGACTCCAACGTTCGGTCGGGTCCAACCCGGTCCTCTTGGTCGGAAACAAAGTCGACTTGTTGCCGAAATCGGTCAACCCGAACCGGATGGCGAACTGGATGAAGAGCGAGGCGAAAGAACTCGGCTTAAACCCGGTCGACGTCCATTTGATCAGTGCCAAAAAAGGGCACGGCATCGACGAACTCGCTGAGAAGATCGAATATTACCGTAAAGGCAAAGACGTCTACGTCGTCGGTTGCACGAACGTCGGGAAGTCGACGCTCATCAACCAGATCATCAAGCGTTTCGGCGAAGAGGACGAGGCAATCATCACGGTCAGCCATTTCCCGGGAACGACGCTCGATTTGATTGACGTCCCGCTCGATGACGATGCGAACCTTTACGACACGCCAGGGATCATCAACCGCCACCAAATGGCCCATTACGTCGATGCGAAAGATTTGAAGACGATCACCCCTAAAAAAGAGATCAAACCGCACGTGTTCCAATTGAACCCGCAGCAGACGCTCTTCTTCGGTGGACTCGCCCGTCTCGACTACATGGAAGGCAACAAACGGTCGTTCGTCGTCTACATGTCGAACGAGTTGAAGACGCACCGTACGAAGCTCGACAAAGCGGACGAGTTGTACGAGAACCATATCGGCAAAATGCTCAACCCGCCGAACGAGAAGACGCTCGAAAAATTGCCGCCGCTCGTTCGTCACGAGTTCAGTCTCCGTGACGGCGTCAAGACGGATATCGTCTTCAGCGGACTCGGTTGGGTCGCCATTCACGGCAAAGGCGGCCGTATCGCTGCTTGGGCCCCAAAAGGAGTTGCCGTCACGTTGCGTGAGGCGCTCGTATGA
- a CDS encoding YqeG family HAD IIIA-type phosphatase, with the protein MFNRLYPKQFVASVFDIDLEELKDRGVRVILTDLDNTLVAWDVPHAPELLLLWLEKVKSHGLDVIVVSNNNENRVRTFTEPLGLHYVSRAKKPLPSGFKQALAKYGYSTKEAIFLGDQLFTDVLGANMAGIHVIHVEPVVKTDGLVTKFNRMLEKVVFAHMKRRGKYVLITKKVEEIAVDAKRAKVAVAEKIGEAMHSRSEDSHKKDE; encoded by the coding sequence GTGTTTAATCGACTTTATCCGAAACAGTTCGTCGCGTCAGTCTTTGACATCGACCTTGAAGAATTGAAAGACCGTGGTGTCCGCGTCATCTTGACGGACCTTGATAATACACTCGTGGCCTGGGACGTCCCGCACGCACCGGAGCTTCTTTTGCTATGGTTGGAAAAAGTGAAATCACACGGACTCGATGTCATCGTCGTGTCGAATAACAACGAGAACCGCGTCCGAACGTTCACGGAACCGCTCGGTCTTCACTACGTGTCGCGCGCGAAAAAGCCATTGCCGTCAGGTTTCAAGCAGGCGCTCGCCAAATACGGCTACTCGACGAAGGAAGCGATCTTCTTAGGGGACCAACTGTTCACGGACGTGCTCGGCGCCAACATGGCCGGCATCCACGTCATCCACGTCGAACCTGTCGTCAAGACGGACGGTCTCGTCACGAAGTTCAACCGTATGCTCGAGAAAGTCGTGTTCGCGCACATGAAGCGCCGCGGGAAGTACGTATTGATCACGAAGAAAGTCGAGGAGATTGCCGTCGATGCGAAGCGGGCCAAAGTGGCTGTCGCTGAGAAAATCGGGGAAGCGATGCACTCGCGTTCCGAAGATTCACATAAAAAAGATGAATAA
- a CDS encoding phosphatidylserine decarboxylase: MIKSRFYQTLFELNASPFIAKRLRSFAESPISRPLIPSFAKLYAIDLEEAKDPIATYPSLHAFFTRHLKDGVRPIDERADAIVSPCDGKLSIVTDISDDSRFEVKGQSYTLAELLGSQQEARRYAGGTVCVLYLSPRDYHRVHVPLAGRVLSHYELGDRSAPVNEIGLTETVRPLSRNYRRVTRFDSAAGVYEHVMVGALNVNTIEWTHDASEVAKGEEVGYFSFGSTVVLCFEKGRVAIDSSKIGPVRLGEAIGTIQNG, from the coding sequence GTGATCAAAAGTCGTTTCTACCAGACGTTGTTTGAACTGAACGCCTCGCCGTTCATCGCCAAACGGCTCCGGTCGTTCGCTGAGTCACCGATCAGCCGTCCGCTCATCCCTTCGTTTGCTAAACTGTATGCGATCGATCTCGAGGAAGCGAAAGATCCGATCGCGACGTATCCGAGTTTGCACGCCTTCTTCACGCGTCACTTGAAAGACGGCGTTCGTCCTATCGATGAACGCGCCGACGCCATCGTTTCCCCGTGCGACGGGAAATTGTCGATCGTCACGGACATCTCAGACGATAGCCGCTTCGAGGTGAAAGGGCAGTCCTACACGCTCGCCGAGTTGCTCGGCTCTCAGCAAGAGGCGCGTCGTTACGCAGGCGGCACGGTGTGTGTGCTTTACTTGAGCCCGCGCGACTATCACCGCGTCCACGTCCCGCTCGCCGGGCGCGTGCTCAGCCATTATGAGCTCGGTGATCGATCGGCCCCGGTCAATGAGATCGGTTTGACGGAGACGGTCCGTCCGCTCTCGCGCAACTATCGCCGGGTCACACGCTTTGACAGTGCGGCCGGCGTGTACGAGCACGTCATGGTCGGCGCCTTGAACGTCAACACGATCGAGTGGACGCATGACGCGTCTGAAGTGGCGAAAGGCGAGGAAGTCGGCTACTTCTCGTTCGGCTCGACGGTCGTCCTTTGCTTTGAGAAAGGGCGGGTCGCGATTGACTCGTCAAAAATCGGTCCGGTCCGACTCGGTGAAGCGATCGGAACGATCCAAAACGGCTAA
- a CDS encoding thioredoxin family protein yields the protein MKNDAKRANFITFAIIGAIIVIGIGLLFFLNNANEEEGVNAVTAEELETKISEEEEVVVYFWQTGCEYCEQVKPYVEPLVEEYDAVSINLADHNVWTTYGINGTPTVIRFEDGQETGRIEGAVSEQQYETFFKNEEGEQ from the coding sequence ATGAAAAATGATGCAAAACGCGCGAACTTTATCACGTTCGCAATCATCGGTGCCATCATCGTCATCGGTATCGGGCTGTTGTTCTTTTTGAACAACGCGAACGAAGAGGAAGGCGTCAACGCCGTCACGGCAGAAGAGCTGGAGACGAAGATTTCGGAAGAAGAAGAGGTCGTCGTTTACTTCTGGCAGACTGGCTGTGAGTACTGTGAACAAGTGAAACCATACGTCGAGCCGCTCGTTGAAGAGTACGATGCCGTCTCGATCAACTTGGCCGACCATAACGTCTGGACGACATACGGCATTAACGGCACCCCGACCGTCATCCGATTCGAGGACGGTCAAGAGACAGGGCGCATCGAAGGAGCCGTCTCTGAGCAACAATATGAGACGTTCTTTAAAAACGAGGAGGGCGAACAGTGA
- a CDS encoding YjzD family protein, whose translation MRYLVTLFWAILLSNTAIFIISAVDGVPFNAMLATAFGVVITIFIVLLDTLNRDMGISDVAQEK comes from the coding sequence ATGCGTTATTTAGTCACATTGTTCTGGGCGATCTTGCTTTCGAACACAGCAATCTTTATCATTTCTGCTGTCGATGGCGTGCCATTCAATGCGATGCTCGCGACAGCGTTTGGCGTGGTCATCACAATCTTTATCGTACTCTTGGATACGCTTAACCGCGATATGGGGATCAGCGACGTCGCTCAAGAGAAGTAA
- a CDS encoding Cof-type HAD-IIB family hydrolase, producing the protein MSRYLIAVDLDGTLLRDDKTISDRNIRALQAAREAGHEVMIATGRPQRHSIMYYEQLGLTTPLINFNGALVHHPKDTSYAVTHRPIPLKTAHDIIEEVSETRAHNIVVEVTDHVYFHKDPQEFYSPYAERALSVTSGDLLKHLQEEPTSLLIHATKEHVDHVRSRLNKVHAEAVLNRQWRMPEHMIEVMSQNTSKALGLRAVSKHLNINRKNIIAFGDEENDLEMLDYVGTGVAMGNAISQLKAVANEVTASNMDDGIAIYLEEKLGIKA; encoded by the coding sequence ATGTCACGTTATTTAATCGCAGTTGATTTAGACGGTACGTTGTTACGAGACGACAAGACGATCAGCGACCGGAACATCCGCGCGCTACAGGCGGCTCGGGAGGCGGGTCATGAAGTCATGATTGCGACGGGACGTCCCCAACGCCACTCGATCATGTACTACGAACAGCTCGGCTTGACGACGCCTTTGATCAACTTCAACGGAGCGCTCGTCCACCATCCAAAAGACACGTCTTACGCGGTGACTCACCGTCCGATCCCGCTCAAGACGGCACACGATATCATCGAAGAAGTGTCAGAGACGAGAGCACATAACATCGTCGTCGAAGTGACCGACCACGTCTATTTCCATAAAGATCCGCAAGAGTTTTACAGCCCTTACGCCGAACGGGCGCTCAGCGTCACATCAGGCGACTTGCTCAAACATTTACAGGAAGAGCCGACATCGCTTCTCATCCATGCGACGAAAGAGCACGTCGACCACGTCCGTTCGCGCTTGAACAAAGTTCACGCCGAGGCCGTGTTGAACCGTCAATGGCGGATGCCCGAGCACATGATCGAGGTCATGAGCCAAAACACGTCGAAAGCACTCGGCCTTCGTGCAGTGTCGAAACACTTGAACATCAACCGGAAGAACATCATCGCCTTCGGTGACGAGGAGAACGACCTCGAGATGCTCGACTACGTCGGGACCGGTGTCGCGATGGGCAACGCCATCAGCCAGTTGAAAGCTGTCGCGAACGAAGTGACCGCCTCGAACATGGACGACGGGATCGCCATCTACCTCGAAGAAAAACTCGGCATCAAAGCATAA
- a CDS encoding 5'-methylthioadenosine/S-adenosylhomocysteine nucleosidase family protein — MIGVSIATKWEYDATLDYYDVKDEERFSYPYGEYFKRTLDDVELIFYSTGVRKANGVGANQYMMSRFNLAKIIVAGTCAGIDDTYTDLDIFVPHRAVQYDCTVKEVEPLIKPSFIVELGIANYGDDFLTGTIATADRAVVMWNDYLELKEHGITIADTEAGAIAYICKINDVECIIIKGISDFPTDERDANPVDSNAEQIKVYIANTPKVMTKIFDDYLWRFI, encoded by the coding sequence ATGATCGGAGTCAGTATTGCGACGAAGTGGGAATATGACGCGACATTGGACTATTATGATGTAAAAGACGAGGAGCGTTTCAGTTACCCGTATGGCGAGTATTTCAAGAGGACGCTTGATGACGTCGAACTTATTTTCTACAGCACCGGTGTGCGGAAAGCGAATGGGGTCGGTGCCAATCAATATATGATGTCTCGGTTCAATTTAGCAAAGATAATCGTGGCTGGGACGTGTGCCGGAATCGACGATACATACACTGACTTGGATATCTTTGTGCCTCATCGCGCCGTTCAATACGATTGCACGGTCAAGGAAGTGGAGCCGCTCATCAAGCCATCGTTCATCGTCGAGCTAGGGATAGCGAATTACGGAGACGATTTTTTGACCGGTACCATCGCGACGGCCGATCGCGCGGTTGTGATGTGGAACGACTATTTGGAACTGAAGGAACACGGCATCACCATCGCAGATACGGAAGCAGGGGCCATCGCATATATCTGCAAGATAAATGACGTCGAATGCATCATCATCAAAGGCATCTCAGATTTCCCGACGGATGAACGCGACGCGAATCCAGTCGACTCGAATGCGGAACAAATCAAGGTGTACATCGCGAACACTCCGAAAGTCATGACTAAGATTTTTGACGACTATTTGTGGCGCTTTATTTGA
- a CDS encoding YitT family protein — translation MTEAVKEHARIGIVSIIGGVFVALSMTLFLIPAGVYSTGFTGLAQIFTQLFAGTPFELGEGIWFFVLNVPLLIVSYFMLGKNMMIHTLISVAAVTVFIRVLPQSQLLSDDPLLNAVFGGVLLAIGSGITIRFGASTGGFDIVALILAKFTNNSVGVYLFLMNMMIALWAGALFGWQTALYTIVFLYVTSKVIDEIYTNTQRQTLFIVTSHPDEVTKELHQHVFRGITLMPAIGTYSKVEKATLMMVAQRHEVREITRICKDADPTVFINMVPTEDVEGAFRR, via the coding sequence TTGACGGAAGCCGTTAAAGAACATGCTCGCATCGGAATCGTTTCGATTATTGGGGGAGTGTTCGTTGCATTATCCATGACATTATTTTTAATCCCGGCGGGGGTATACTCGACCGGATTTACAGGGCTCGCCCAAATCTTTACGCAACTGTTTGCGGGGACACCGTTTGAGCTTGGGGAAGGGATTTGGTTCTTCGTCTTAAACGTGCCGTTGTTGATTGTCAGTTACTTCATGCTCGGCAAGAACATGATGATTCATACGCTCATCAGCGTCGCGGCTGTCACCGTGTTCATTCGCGTGCTTCCACAATCGCAGCTCCTCTCGGACGACCCGCTCTTGAACGCCGTGTTCGGCGGGGTCTTGCTTGCGATCGGTTCGGGGATCACGATTCGCTTCGGTGCCTCGACGGGTGGATTCGATATCGTCGCCCTCATCTTGGCGAAGTTCACGAACAACTCGGTCGGCGTCTACTTGTTCCTTATGAACATGATGATCGCGCTCTGGGCCGGTGCTTTATTCGGATGGCAGACGGCGCTGTACACGATTGTCTTCTTGTATGTGACATCGAAAGTCATCGATGAGATTTATACGAACACGCAGCGGCAGACGCTCTTCATCGTCACGAGCCACCCGGATGAAGTGACGAAAGAATTGCACCAGCACGTCTTCCGCGGCATCACGCTCATGCCGGCGATCGGCACATACTCGAAAGTCGAGAAGGCGACGCTCATGATGGTCGCCCAACGCCACGAAGTGCGTGAAATCACGCGCATCTGTAAGGATGCCGACCCGACCGTCTTCATCAACATGGTCCCAACCGAAGATGTCGAAGGCGCGTTCCGACGTTAA